Proteins from one Bufo gargarizans isolate SCDJY-AF-19 chromosome 8, ASM1485885v1, whole genome shotgun sequence genomic window:
- the MEIOB gene encoding meiosis-specific with OB domain-containing protein isoform X2, with the protein MTRDWSGTVIIENPLVQTKDVEKEEKFNPSTPSYYKLIISEVHSLVKICSKHDADNSLLSLLSIPPKDPNDYYSLGDIVANGQSLSGKIINILAAVRWVGEMKTFTTSDKRKGQRCEVKLFDDTVDSFAMICWDNESIQLAQTWIPRETVLFASEIRINYDSFRNSMVATVVSKTIFTTNPDMPEAHALLTYARDCIKNGQFVEENEDLFGDSIKLETVKDVYTVQQIKDRALQSTDKSNPVYGIVFGYISKLNIDSTIDKLVRNRCSQCHYPVTDLSRGCTYTFCSETSADLKSVFTTLDLQVDITDHTGTLSGNLSGSAAEDTLSCTVDGFFNLTEDQKTSLKWNFLLERCKIYLKASIAGNSRSGLRVTILSCKAADPMEAAKHTKATKV; encoded by the exons TTATAATTGAAAACCCCCTCGTGCAAACAAAAGACGTAGAGAAGGAAGAAAAATTTAATCCTTCAACACCAAG TTACTACAAACTGATTATCAGTGAAGTCCACTCCTTGGTGAAGATATGCTCCAAACATGACGCAGATAACTCCCTGCTGTCTTTATTGTCTATTCCTCCCAAAGATCCAAACGATTACTATTCACTGGGAGACATTGTAGCAAACGGACAAAGCTTGAGTGGAAAAATCATTAACATCCTTGCCGCAGTAAGATGG GTGGGAGAAATGAAGACGTTTACCACCTCTGACAAAAGAAAAGGCCAGAGATGTGAGGTGAAGCTGTTTGATGACACCGTTGACTCATTTGCAATGATCTG TTGGGATAATGAGTCCATCCAGCTGGCACAGACCTGGATACCAAGAGAAACAg TTTTATTTGCATCAGAGATCCGCATAAATTACGATTCCTTCCGAAACTCAATGGTCGCAACGGTTGTGTCAAAGACAATTTTTACAACAAATCCAG ACATGCCAGAGGCGCATGCCTTATTAACATACGCAAGAGATTGCATTAAGAATGGGCAGTTTGTGGAAGAAAATGAGGATCTTTTTGGAGACTCCATAAAAT tgGAGACTGTAAAGGATGTGTATACGGTGCAGCAGATAAAAGACAGAGCTCTCCAGTCCACTGATAAAAGCAATCCCGTCTATGGAATTGTTTTTGGCTACATTTCCAAGCTGAATATTGATTCCACCATTGACAAACTAGTTAGAAACAGGTG CTCACAATGCCATTACCCAGTCACAGATCTATCAAGAGGCTGCACCTATACTTTCTGCAGCGAAACGTCCGCAGACCTTAAATCTGTGTTCACAACTCTGGATTTACAAGTGGACATTACTGATCACACCGGGACCCTGTCTGGTAACTTATCCGGCAGCGCGGCAGAGGACACATTATCATGCACC GTAGATGGATTTTTCAATTTAACAGAAGACCAGAAGACATCTTTGAAATGGAATTTTCTGCTGGAACGCTGCAAAATCTATTTGAAG GCTTCTATAGCAGGCAACTCAAGGAGCGGGCTGCGTGTCACCATTCTGTCCTGCAAAGCAGCAGATCCCATGGAAGCAGCGAAACACACCAAAGCCACCAAGGTTTAG
- the FAHD1 gene encoding acylpyruvase FAHD1, mitochondrial, with protein MASSKNLSRFWEWGRKIICVGRNYADHAKELKNAVPTEPVLFLKSPSAYVREGAPILMPYYSNNLHHEVELGVVIGKGGKDIAQASAMDHVEGYALCLDMTARDVQDQCKQKGLPWTLAKAFDTSCPVSDLIPKETIKDPHNVKIWLKVNDILKQEGSTSSMIFSIPFLISYISRVITLEEGDLILTGTPKGVAAVQEDDEMVAGIDNIISMRFRIKKQS; from the coding sequence ATGGCCTCCTCCAAAAATCTGAGTCGGTTTTGGGAATGGGGCAGAAAAATTATTTGTGTTGGAAGGAATTATGCGGACCATGCCAAGGAGCTGAAAAACGCGGTGCCCACAGAACCAGTGCTGTTCCTCAAGTCCCCTTCGGCCTACGTGCGGGAGGGCGCCCCCATCCTCATGCCTTACTACAGCAATAATCTTCACCATGAAGTTGAACTCGGGGTGGTGATTGGCAAAGGAGGTAAAGATATAGCACAGGCGAGCGCGATGGACCACGTGGAGGGATATGCCCTGTGCCTGGATATGACAGCTAGAGATGTACAGGACCAGTGCAAGCAGAAGGGACTTCCGTGGACTTTGGCGAAAGCCTTTGACACTTCCTGCCCGGTCAGTGACTTGATCCCCAAAGAAACCATAAAGGACCCTCATAATGTAAAGATATGGCTGAAAGTGAATGACATCCTCAAACAAGAGGGGAGCACATCGTCCATGATCTTCTCCATTCCTTTTCTCATCAGCTACATCAGCAGGGTCATCACCCTGGAAGAAGGAGACCTTATACTGACAGGGACCCCAAAAGGGGTGGCCGCTGTGCAGGAAGATGACGAGATGGTGGCAGGAATTGACAACATTATTAGCATGCGGTTTCGAATTAAAAAACAGTCCTAG